The region CTCTAACCAAATCAGCACTACACCCCAAAAAATAAGAGCAATCGCAACGGTAATAGGGTTCGTTAAATGTTCTTCGATATAATCGTGCGCAAAAAAGCCGATAGCCAAAGCCGGAATGACACCAATAATGGCCTTGAACCAAATGGCGTAGGTTTCCTTTTTTTGTTCTTCGTTTTTATCCGCCGAGAAAGGCCAGAGTTTTTTCCAGAAATAAAGGATCACCGAAAGAATAGCGCCTAATTGTATTATAACATCGAACGCAAATGAAAACTGCTCAATGGCAAATATCCCCGGATGTCCAAACAATGCCCCCACCAATATAAGGTGTCCAGTAGAAGAGATGGGTAAAAACTCCGTAACGCCTTCTACAATCCCCAGCAGAATGGCCATTAACACATCTATCATGTTGTTTTTATAGGGTTAAAAATAGGGATGCTTACCACCCCTTATTTTTTGGATTTAAAGATTATTTTAAAACGTCTTGGACCACTGGCTCTCGTAGCTCAACGGGCTTATTCTTTCTACGCATATTCATGTTGAGCATTTCCACACCAAAGGCAAAAGCCATGGCAAAATACAAATACCCTTTATCAATATGGCTATGGTGCATAGACTCTAAGCCTTCAAAGAAGAGCATAAAGCCTACCAATACGAGGAAGGACAATGCCAACATTTTGAGGGTTGGATGTTGGTGGATAAAATTACTAATCCGTTCGGCAAAAACAAACATTACAACCATGGCGATGATCACGGCAACCATCATGATTTCAACGTGCTTGGCTAAGCCAACTGCAGTGATCATGCTATCGAACGAGAACACCAAGTCCACCAAAATAATTTGGCTCATTATAGCTCCGAAGGAAGCTTTTTTGACACTTTCTGCTGTGGAATGGTGCTCCTCGCCTTCCAATTTATTATGGATTTCAGAAACTGTTTTAACCAAGAGGAAAAGACCTCCAGCCAACATAATGAGGTTGCGCAAACTAAACCCATACCCAAGGATGGAAAATAGTTCTGTATTGCCATTTTGTACCAGCCAGCCCAATAACAACAACATCACACATCGAACCAGAATACCCGCAACCATCCAAATTTGGCGTGCTTTTTTTTGATCTTCTTTAGGCAACCTACCCATAATGATGGATACAAAAATCACGTTGTCAATACCTAAAACGATCTCCATCACAGCCAGTGTTACCAAACTGATCAGAGAAGCCAGTGAAAACAAGTCTTCCATTTTTTAATTACAAAGAAATAAGGTGAATGAATGAATTAAGTAATGAGGTTAACGTCTATCATGATTGGTTTAATGGTTGGATTTCCGAAAGCGGCAACGAATAACGGATCCCACATTCACCCATGATTTTTTAGACTTTAATTAAACCAGAGGTGTGGTGGAATCTCTCCCGTTTCTCCGGCAGGATTTGTGTAGATTAATTTTAGATTTGGCGCACCACCCCAGTTGATAAAGACCAATTTAAAATGGTGATAACCATTGCCCAACACCACTTCCAAGTCGCCTTTGGCTTGTCCCCAAGTTTCGTTCATATACAAGCATTCGCCGGCTACATCTAAGACGGAAATATTATCCGCTGCCAAGTGGAAAGTGTATTTGCCGGCTTTGGTTGCATAAAAATAACCTTCATACACCAAAGCCGAACGGCCATCAGGAACGCCATACGGAATCTTCACTTTATCAACTGCGCCTTTTTTAACCAGATTTTGGGGTGATATTTGTGTTTCGGAAGGAAAGCCGCCTTTAAAATAGCCATAGACTAAGCCGCCGGCAGGTTTACTGACCTCATTCCCCGAAAGCGGAGTCATCGAGCGGATGCGTACTTTTTGGGTGACCGCTCCACGTTTGTTTGGAGCAAAGGCACGTGCAGCAACCGTAACGCCAGTAGTAGGTACGTTAATGGTCGTAGGTCCGTTGTAGAGTGGCGACAAAACGGTTGGCTCGGAACCATCTGTGGTATATCGAATTTGGGCATCCTGCCAAAGTGTGGAGAGTGTAAGGGTTTCTTTTCCGGTTTTGGATACCCTATCTCTGCCCAAACCCACTACCATTGGGATGTGAAATTGTACGTCACGAACATCAAGACGTTGAAAGTGGATCTGCATTCGGCGCAGAAAATCCGGCCAACTTCGCTGGTTGCTCGGTGTCCAAACCACTTCGGCCAAGGCAGACATACGGGGCAAAGCGGCATATTCTATACGTTCTGGGGTTTTCAGATATTCCGTCCAAACATTGCCTTGTGCCCCTAAAATATGTTTGGCTTCTTCCGCAGTGAGTTCAGTGGGAATCGGCTCATAGCTATACACCTTTTCGAGGGTCGTCATGCCACCGATCATCTGCTCTTCTGCAATTTTGTCACCTTGATAGTGGTCGAAGTAACAGTGTGAGCCGGGGGTCATAATGGCATCATGGCCTTCTTTCGCTGCCGCAATCCCACCATCAACCCCACGCCAAGACATGACGGTGGCATTTGGTGACAGGCCGCCTTCCAAAATTTCGTCCCAGCCAATTAATGAGCGGCCATTTGCATTCAAAAATTGCTCTATTCGACGAATGAAATAACTTTGTAATTCGTGTTCATCTTTTAAACCTTCTTTTTGCATCAAGACTTGTGCTTCTGCACTGGCTTTCCAGTGGTCTTTTGGCACTTCATCCCCACCAATGTGAATGTATTTTGAAGGGAACAAGGCCATGACCTCCGTAAGTACGTCCTCCAAAAACTTAAAAGTGGTCTCGTTTGGGCAGAAGACATCCTTAGAAACGCCCCAAGTGGTCATGGGCCTGATCTGCTTTCCTGTACAACCTAATTCAGGATAAGCAGCAATGGCCGCCTGTGAGTGTCCGGGCATTTCTATTTCTGGAATGATGGTTACAAACCTGCTTTGCGCATATGCCACCACGTCCCGAATCTCTGCCTGCGAATAAAAGCCTCCATATCGCTGCCCATCGTAAACCTCCGATCCAGCCGCATGACCAATCACAGTTTCATCGCGCCACGCACCCACTTCGGTCAGTTTGGGATACTTTTTGATCTCGATCCTCCACCCCTGATCCTCCGTCAGATGCCAATGAAAGGTATTCATTTTGTGCATGGCAATGAGGTCTATGTACTTTTTGATGAAGGAGACTGGCATAAAATGGCGCCCTACATCCAAGTGCATTCCACGGTACGAAAACCGGGGGCGATCAAAAATGTTTACAGCAGCTACGACCGGACGGTCTCCACCCATTTTGGGAGGTAAAAGTTGCAACAAAGATTGTATGCCATAAAACACGCCCTGCTCGGTCGCCGCCTCAATTTGAATACGGCTTTCATCCGACTTAAGGGTATATCCTTCAGTTCCAAGATTAATCTTTGCGGGATTTAGTTGGAGTTCGATATTCTGGCCAGAAGTATTTTCCGTTTGACTTATACGTATGCCTGTTTGCGACAAGATTTGTTGCGAAAGATAATGAGGCAATACGGTCTCGGCAGGAAAACCAGTTGACTTTATGCCAATGTGACTTGTAATAGCAAATCCATTACCGCTTTGAGGCTGAATGGATGATGGTTTGGGGATGATGCTCACGTTTTGTGCTTGTATATACGTTGGCAATATAACCATTGCGAGGGTTAAGAGGACGTTTTTCATGAATCTATTGTTTTTTGACGGGGCAAGATACGATTTTATTCCAATCTCCCCACCAAAAAAATGGTGTCTTCAAGAAATGGCATGACAAAAGTCTTGTACTTAGCGGAAAAAATAAAAAAAGAGTAAAAACTTAGCCAGCCTGAAAGACGACAGGATTTCTATCGAAAGCGTTAATCATGTTCTGAACAACATTCATTAGACTTGTTGCGCATGGTTGAAGAAAAGGACTGGATGCGTGTATAGTGGCGTGTACCTTTGAAAGTCTGGAAATTGGTGGCGACCTTCTGCTTGGTTTTCAAGCAGCGGATGTCTCGTTCGGCTTGGTTGTTGGTGAAGGGAACATCCTCGACAAAGGCAAAGGCGAGCCAGCCATCTTGAGCGTCCTGCCTTTGTGACCGAACTGCCCCCCACTCTTCTTGGTCGGACTTTTGGGGAGACCCGCTTTTTTCGACAGGCCGTCCGACGAGGGAGGCTTATGGCTGTTCTTACTGTTCAGGTTTAGGCGCGAACGAAGGTCATCAACCTCCGTCCGGAGGGTGGCGTTCTCGATTTCCAACGACTCAACCCTAGCAAGCAGTAGCCTGACCAGATCCTTCAGTACCGGTATGTCGTTTGATAATTCCATCATGAACCGAATTTAATCACGAAAACAAATTTACATCAAATTGGGGTGCCTGCCTAAGTTTTTAACGTTTCTTTTAGGCTTATTAAAATAAAAAGTGCTTGTTGGTGGGCGGTTAAGTCAAGCATAGTCAATGGTTCAGATGGGTAAAGGACTTTCTAAAGCCAAAAGATTCATGATTCTTGTCACTAAGATTTTGATTTTACCCTTGAAGATTGTCTATATTTACCGAGTGATTGCTCTCTTTCAAACGAACGATTCGATACGTGCAAATCCGTCGTACCTCATAGTACAAGATCATCTTTAACCCTTCTTTCCATAAAACCCTCTGCACCGGTACGTTCGTCTATGGGCAAAAACCAACACGCTTCAGAAAGATGAGCAACTTTGGGAACCCGAAGCAATCTTCAAGCTATAAACTTTTTGGATCCAAAGTACAAATTAACGATATGTTTTTACCCATGTCCAAGTGTTTGAAATTTAATCACTTAATCTCATAACCAATAAATTGCATACCCTATGTTGAAACGCTGTTTTTTATTGTTTCTGCTATTGCCATTAGGAGCAATGGCACAATCCCCAACCGCAGGCGAAAAGCGGATGTACCAATGCAATGAGATTGCAGAAGCCGAAATATCGGGCGAGGATAATCCGCACAAACCCCTCACTTTCTCCAAATGCGTCCAACAAGCCACCACTTTGATAGACGCTGAACTCAACAAAGCCTATCAAGTGCTTAAAGCCAAAATCGGGACAGGAAACCTAAACGTTTTGCTCACAACACAACGGGCTTGGTTGGCCTTCCGAGATGCCGAAATTAAATCCATAAAAGCCAATGCCAGTTGGAAAGAATTGATGGTCTTGGGGCTTGTGAATGACCGTCGCGAGCAATTGGAGCGCTACACGCGGTACTTGGTGCAGGGAACCAGCGAAAAGTGGGTACAACAGACTCGTGCGCTATACGAATGTTTGACGTTAGATTGCCTTAACGAAGATTATGCCCAAAAAGACGCAGAACTGAACGAGACGTATCAGGGTATTTTGTCCTCAAGTAGCCAAAAATCATTGCTCCGCGACGCACAACGCAAATGGATTACGTGGCGAGATGCCGAGTTTGTCTTGTTCGGTGCTATTTGTAACCCGATGGCCGGACAAAACCAAACCATCAATATGCACCTTTTCCGGAACGAATTTCTGGCGGATCGTAAGGAAGATGTTGCACGTTACGCTGCGGGTTAAGTGGCGTAAACACAGTCGTTTGAGATCATTACATTATCCTTCTGAACAACCAATCTTTTACCATGAGAAAACTCCTCCTCGCCCTGTTGCTTTTTCCCGTTCTTACGTTCGCACAGGCCAATCGCCCCGCTTGGTCTAAGACGGTAGAGGAATATTACAACCGGTTCAACGAAATGGCGGACGACCCCTTTAAGTGCGACGATTCACCAGCCAACGCTGCCGCCAGAACCCGTGCTATTGTTGTAAAAGACGTCAAAAATGGCTATATCCGTGCTAAAACATCTATGGGTATCCTCGAAGTGGCCGTTTTTAAAGATGCCGCTGCCCAAACCGAATATGTTTTATACCAATTGGATGGTGGGCCACACAATATGTGTACCACCGACTTGCGGGTGATGGTTTACAAAAATGGAAAATGGACGGAAAGGCCTGACCTTTTGCCGCAAAACAAAATCAGTGAGGCGAATGCAAAGCAACCGATCCGAACCAATATGGATTCCTACCTTACCTATAAATTGCCCCAAAAAGGAACCACCATCACTACAACGTGGAAAAATTCCGGAAAACGGGTGTTTTCTTTGCGTTGGGAAAAAGGGAAATTCGTATTTATTCCATAACCTAAACCCCTAATTCCATGAAAATCTTTCGAGCTTTTTTCGTGATTTGGGCGCTTTCGGCCATTGGTATTGCCCAACCACTGAACCTTCCGGCGTTGTTGGACGACATGTACGAGGACAATCCGCCATACTCGACTGAACAAGTGGTTTTTAGCAACCAATGGACGATTGGAAAGGGCGAAACGCGGGTTGCATATGCGGTCGTTGTCGTTAAAACAAGTGTGGATGATTGCCATGCCTGCCCCGCAAGATTAGACGGCGCTTTGTTCCGAAAAGACCGCTATACCGACGATAAATGGCAACGCAGCCAATTCCGTCGAGACTTTGCGATTACGGGCGGCTTTAATGAACCTGGAGAAATTGGTTTGATGCGGCTCTCGGACGATGGGTACGCCCTTCGGATAGATGAGGGCTATACCGGACAAGGTTATACGGTCTCAAACACCATAATTTATTTACTCGACATGACGTTTGAGCGTGTCGCCGCTTTCCGAACGGGCGAAAATAACAGTGGCGCCTGTGATCCACCTGAGTTGAAATGCTTTGGATATGATACCAAAATTACCACTATTCCAGCACAAAAAGAGCCAGAATCCGGCTTGTACGACCTGAAAGTGGTGACATCGGGCACGAATAGCAACTTCAAACCTATAAACCGGACATCCTTTTACCGATTTAATGGGATCGCATACGACCGAAAATAACATGAACGAAGCATACCCAACCAAATGCCAAAAAAACCTGAAACTCATTCCTTTTGTGGCTGAAGTACATTTGGGGGTACTCAAAAAATGGGTTCTTTCTCATGAGGATTTGATCCTATTTGGTGGTCCTTCTGTTTTTACCTATCCACTCTCGGACGAGGAGTGGGGAGTGTTTTTGGATGTCGCCTCCGAGAAACGGTCAAGTTTTATGGTGGCTGATGATCGTGAGGGGGCATTTCTTGGCTTTGCACAAATCCGAGAAATGTCCCCAACCACCAAACGTCTCTGCCGTTTATTGGTCGGGCAATCAAAAATGCGGGGACAAGGGATTGGAAAGCAATTGGTTCAAGCGCTCCTCGAACACTGCTTCCAAGACCCTAACCTCGCGCTCGTAGAACTAAATGTATATACCCACAACGCTCGCGCCATCCGGTGCTACTCACGATGTGGCTTTACCAATGCGCCTGAAACTTCTCCAAACCCTACCGATACCCTAAACTGGCAAGCCATCCGTATGGTACGGTCGCGTGAAATGTTGGTGTGAAACGTGCGTTTTAGGTTCATCAGATTGTCGTTATGGCGGACTGCAACAATTTCTTACACGGCCACCAATTTCAAAAGTTGCCCACTTGAATTTAACCCCATGCTCCAGCGCGAGGTCGTCTGCGACGGATCCCCGCTTCGGATTTAGCCTTCGCCAAACACGGCTCAGCCCCGTAGGAGCGACATTTTCATAGAAAGCCGCTGTGCCAACAAGTGTGATAGAGGAAATTTTGAGATCGCGTGATTGGAAGAACTTAGCGCAAATTAATCAACTTAATAATAATAATAACAAACACTTAAGATTCATAATTCTCATTTAAAACATATGCTACCGCAAATAGGGGTTCATCCCGTCTTCTGATTAATCTCGGCCAAAAGAGCTTCCGATTCTTGCAGGTCGGGCGCAACAACGGGTTTTGTGGCCCTACGAAGGACAATGGCTTTTTCGATGGCTTCTTTTGCGAGGCGATATTGCTTGTTTTTGAAATAGGTTTT is a window of Rhodothermia bacterium DNA encoding:
- a CDS encoding TerC family protein, coding for MEDLFSLASLISLVTLAVMEIVLGIDNVIFVSIIMGRLPKEDQKKARQIWMVAGILVRCVMLLLLGWLVQNGNTELFSILGYGFSLRNLIMLAGGLFLLVKTVSEIHNKLEGEEHHSTAESVKKASFGAIMSQIILVDLVFSFDSMITAVGLAKHVEIMMVAVIIAMVVMFVFAERISNFIHQHPTLKMLALSFLVLVGFMLFFEGLESMHHSHIDKGYLYFAMAFAFGVEMLNMNMRRKNKPVELREPVVQDVLK
- a CDS encoding family 20 glycosylhydrolase → MKNVLLTLAMVILPTYIQAQNVSIIPKPSSIQPQSGNGFAITSHIGIKSTGFPAETVLPHYLSQQILSQTGIRISQTENTSGQNIELQLNPAKINLGTEGYTLKSDESRIQIEAATEQGVFYGIQSLLQLLPPKMGGDRPVVAAVNIFDRPRFSYRGMHLDVGRHFMPVSFIKKYIDLIAMHKMNTFHWHLTEDQGWRIEIKKYPKLTEVGAWRDETVIGHAAGSEVYDGQRYGGFYSQAEIRDVVAYAQSRFVTIIPEIEMPGHSQAAIAAYPELGCTGKQIRPMTTWGVSKDVFCPNETTFKFLEDVLTEVMALFPSKYIHIGGDEVPKDHWKASAEAQVLMQKEGLKDEHELQSYFIRRIEQFLNANGRSLIGWDEILEGGLSPNATVMSWRGVDGGIAAAKEGHDAIMTPGSHCYFDHYQGDKIAEEQMIGGMTTLEKVYSYEPIPTELTAEEAKHILGAQGNVWTEYLKTPERIEYAALPRMSALAEVVWTPSNQRSWPDFLRRMQIHFQRLDVRDVQFHIPMVVGLGRDRVSKTGKETLTLSTLWQDAQIRYTTDGSEPTVLSPLYNGPTTINVPTTGVTVAARAFAPNKRGAVTQKVRIRSMTPLSGNEVSKPAGGLVYGYFKGGFPSETQISPQNLVKKGAVDKVKIPYGVPDGRSALVYEGYFYATKAGKYTFHLAADNISVLDVAGECLYMNETWGQAKGDLEVVLGNGYHHFKLVFINWGGAPNLKLIYTNPAGETGEIPPHLWFN
- a CDS encoding DUF1311 domain-containing protein, whose translation is MLKRCFLLFLLLPLGAMAQSPTAGEKRMYQCNEIAEAEISGEDNPHKPLTFSKCVQQATTLIDAELNKAYQVLKAKIGTGNLNVLLTTQRAWLAFRDAEIKSIKANASWKELMVLGLVNDRREQLERYTRYLVQGTSEKWVQQTRALYECLTLDCLNEDYAQKDAELNETYQGILSSSSQKSLLRDAQRKWITWRDAEFVLFGAICNPMAGQNQTINMHLFRNEFLADRKEDVARYAAG
- a CDS encoding GNAT family N-acetyltransferase translates to MNEAYPTKCQKNLKLIPFVAEVHLGVLKKWVLSHEDLILFGGPSVFTYPLSDEEWGVFLDVASEKRSSFMVADDREGAFLGFAQIREMSPTTKRLCRLLVGQSKMRGQGIGKQLVQALLEHCFQDPNLALVELNVYTHNARAIRCYSRCGFTNAPETSPNPTDTLNWQAIRMVRSREMLV